The segment ATTCGATTTACATCCAAATTGATTTTCCTCTCTCCAAATTCAATCGCGATGAAGACAACCGGTTCAATCGATTCTGTGAACTCGAAAAGCGAAGCGGCGGCCCTCTCCGCTCCGGTGAAAACCGGTGATCAATCCGGTGTTACTTCCGGCGTCGTCTCCTCGGTGAAGCCAGCGGTCACAACGTCTGCCTCAGCCGGTCCGGTCAACCCAGCCGTCAACTCCGGCGACGCTCCCGTCGATGTGAATTTGGTGAAGCCAAAAAAAGGTGCGACGGTCTCTTCCAGTCCAGGCCATCAGTTCGTGAAGACCGGAGCTTCTTCTGGTGTAAGAATCGGTGTCAGGAACAAATCAACTGTCCCCATCGGCGATAAGGGCAAATCCATCGTCTCCGGCGAGGTTGGCGAGGTGATCTCCTTCAGAGACGTAACCTTTGGACCCCACGAAGGCGAAGTCCGGTTCCGGCTGATCCACTTCTGGGAGGCTTGGAATATTCAGACGAAGGTCCTACTCGGTGTCGAGATGCTTCTCATTGACGAAGAGGTATAAACTGATAACACTTGCAtatgaaaagtttttttttttccgtttaCTATGTTTTAATAACATAGAAAGAGCATAGGTAGAACAAAGAATTATTTTGGATGCGTTTTTTTCTTAGCTGTACCGTTAGACCATTTGATGTTGTTGAAATCTGATTAAGTAGATCAGTTATTTGTAGGGGTTTAATAACAAACATTATATTAAGAAACGGtgtttgaaattattttgaGGGCAAAGAGCATAGGTAGAACAAAGAATTATatgtttgaaattattttgagggcaaaaatatattgattttgatGCAGGTTGAAGAATCCAAAGCTTAAGATGAACCAGAGGAGCGATCCGGTGATGGTAGAGGAGGAGGGGTCGGTTTCTAATGGTGTATGCTACATATGTCTACTCGGCAGTGGTAATCCTCTGTACAgtctcctctctcttcctccacagTCCACGTCAAATCTGGGTTTTGTTTGAGTTTTATTAGATCTGTGTTTTGTTCTTAGTTGAAACTACTGATGAatattatttctatttcttGCAGGCTTGTGAATTGTGGATGATGggttatatatagtttatataggCTGGAAAAGACAATGGTAAGGATTTGCCATGaagtttgattctgattttgtctctgtttttggtaaaagaagTTGATGGAAAGGATTTTCCatgaaagtttgaatcttttttctGTTTACTTAATAGCTTTCTTTAGATGACAAACTTCGTTTAAAATTGTAAAGTTTGTTGTTTTATCCAATGTTTCTGACTTTAGCTGTGTAGAGAAGCAGTGATCTTCGGATTGCATGTGTTTAAAGTTCAGCTTTTTAATATTGTTCAGATTTATGTCATCTAATCAAAAAATTGAGGTACCTATTCTCTTGCTCTCTTTTATACTTAAGTGTTTGTATCAGTCATCTCATTATAGGATAATGATCACTTATTAGGGACACAGACATATCAAAGCATAACTTGCTGTTTTATTTGGAGAGACCATGGTGGAAGAGACGCATCGGAAAGGCTTTGACAATGAATCCTTCACATTTAACGCCAGGGAGAAAGACAGGAGAGCTGCAGCAGGAGACTCCGGCAAGCTCCGTCACGAGGATATGGTGCTACAAAAACAGAGATATGTCAAGGTCATAGTTAGTGGTATCGGTTTcgttcttttctctttttaccCACCAGTTACTATGCAAGTTTGGATACTGCATCAAATAATCTCTTTGATTCTACTCTTTTAGTTTCACTGTATTTCAGACAGTAGCTTTGGTTGGATAGAGCGGAAGCTAGAATACAACattaatttcttctttttttcactGTGTATGTTcctcttttattaattttcccAAATTAATTCATATCCTCTACCTTTTTCAATaaggaaagattttttttgttatgtggAAATTCGTTGATTATCATTCAATGTCAAAGCCTGGTTATAAGCTTTGAAACCttctaattgtttttgtttcatccATATAGTTTACAACTGCAAGAGGTATGATTATAAGacggaggaagaagagaatgaATATGTGGAGGACAAAGTTTCCCAAGAGGATGTCGAGACTTTCTGTAACAATACCTCTACTCCAGTAAGTGAATATTGTCTACAGTATGTTTTCTTCTCAAGCATGTAATGatgagagttttttttaatatttttttgtttaatcataGCTACGATTACAACCAGAAAGGATGATGAAACTGGAGTCCAGAGCAATAACGCAATGTCTACTTGAAGGTAAAGAGGAACCAAagagtaataataataactgaGGAGTTTGTTGGTTAGTTAATAAAGAACCATCGTTTCATTATTCGTAGATGAAGATATCATTGAATAAGTTGAGAACTCAAAAGCAGAAGATGGTTTGAAAGAGATGTTGCAGGATGTTGTGGTGATTGATAAGTGAAGTGACTCAGGAACCATTGAATAAGAATGAAGAGAATCTTAAAACTCAAGCTACTATGCAGGAAGAAACTGCTAATGAGCTGAGAGGATCAGTCTTCTTTCCATGTAGACAAGCTCCTTCACATTCTGTCCCTGTCTTCGAAAATCCCAATGCTGGATCATCTGCAGATGATATCGTCAACACCATTAAGCTTTGTTTCAACCCCTGTCCTGACACCCCACAAGAAAAGAATATCAGTGGCTCTAAAAAGCGGAAGAAGAGCACAGAACCGTGTTCGTCTGAGAACATCAAGAAGAAAGACACCGAAGCACAAACTGCTTTGAGTAATTGCTTTGAGAATTTGGGTTGAGATTTTTCTATACCAATGATCCCAATGGAAAAATCTATCCATATAGTTAACGATGCTTTGACATAGAATATGTAAATCTATATGTTAATAAAGCTTTGACTTTTAgagtcaaaaaagaaaaacacagtCTAAAAGACAGAGTACACCAACGCAGCTTGCGTAATTGGCGAGGATGGATACTACATGAATAAATGCAGCTAGGGGAAGTTGTTACTACCCATTTATCTGCTCTTATTTTCTAAGTTCGCTTTAGATCCACTAAGAGTCACTACTATGTTTTTTTCATGCAATTTGAATCAAGACCAGTTCGTAAAGAAATAGGTTTCAACTTGAAGAGTGACTGAGAGGTTGAGACATTATTTTCAATAAGAGAAGATAGAAACATATACCGACCGAGCTATTCACACTTAGAAGAATTTGTTTTTAAGATAATATTGACTTTTTAACATGCTTTCTGACATACTCATTGCATAATTATATGCACTTGCAGGGCATCGCCAATCCTATACTATACTCCAAAGTTTTGAGTATAATACAGGTGTATGTAGTGTTTGAGAAGGGGTAGTGTTTCCCAGTCGACAGAGTGATGGTCcggtttatatgatttaaagaTCAATTTTTGggtggtgttttttttttaagaaacctttggattagtttggtttgtgttttatttttatttgtaatgtgTTTCCATAACCTGGTTTGGAGAACAATAGTTATCGTTTGATATTTGTATTCAATTTATtctttatcataatttttttggttttgttaaaaataacagattaaatcataatttaatcAGAAATCATGTAAAACAATTCTATTTCTCTTAGTTCTTGATCAAAAAAATCTTCTTAACCTTtagctaaaaaaaatattttttagtttcctTAATTAAAGAAATTTGGTTAGTGTATCAAATCATAATTGTATAGCcgtaaattaattatattaatggACTTATTTATCATTTGAAATAATGTACAAACCCCTTTTATATGTCagtttgtattttctttgtagAGAGGGTAGAAATTCAAAAAGTAAAATCAATAATTCTAAAGACATAACAAAGTTTTAAATCAAATGTGGATTTAACAATTGTTTTATATGAAACAAAACATTTAGCTAAAACTTAAGAATATTGACTACTCATCACTTtccattaattttaataataaataaaaaaacaaagagtgAGAGATTGATTGGTGTTCtgtagttttagtttttttttacctttagAAAATAGGCagcaaatttttttatttgattttaattgttttgctatacatttattttcaaatcactAACTAAACTCCGTAGAGAAGTTGATTTTGAAAgctaatatatttcatttttaaacttttttactctatctttaattttaataactaaaatctgatttttttttaaaaaaatgcttCAAAAATATGATTGTccaaaacatctatctttattACCAATTAACCCCTGAgtttattcatttaaaaattCGTTGGAcaacataataaataataataataaattaatttgggtattaattatatttaaaacagtCAATTTTGATATAATACATATACTTACATAAGaatatacaatttaaaattaattaaaaattataagaagaaatcccgggcgtagcccgggcAAAGACCCTAGTGTATATAGTAATTAAACAGTAATGAGAAAACGCGttgttttatgattaatttataTTGGATACCCACATCTTATCAGTAGACTAAAACAGGTCATTCACAAAGAGTTTTGTCGTGAACTCTCATTAAATGTATCTGTAAACTTAAATCATAGGAGAATTTAATTTGAAATGTAGCAGCTAGATCTCAAACTCTTGTAGAAAACAGCAATGAGTAATGAACATACGGACATGATGAAGCCTTAACTAAATATTCAGCTATATATAAGAAACGTTTAATGTCAACCGTGCCAATCTTTTTCActgatatatttgaaatatccGAACCAAATGGTAGTTGCTGTCAGATACCGAGGCATTAATTACCTAACACagtactctctctgtttcaaattataagtcgttttaaaggaaattttttgtttcaaaacaagtgtcgttttcgattttcaatgcaaaatttattgataatattctctttttcattttttctattggttgatacatggttagctgtattggtaatagtgtttttattttggaaatatgtaaaattaaatatatttttaatctgtgtgcataaggttagaacaacatatgaaacggagggagtatataatatAGTCTATGTTTAGTAGCACTATTTACTATACTACTAGTGCTAATTGCTAAACATATGTATCTTGTAGTATTCAAATATTGGTATTTAGATGCGTATTATGGGTAATTCTCCACGAAAGCTAAATTGTTATTACATACTGGAGCTATGAACACATATTAATGGtgttttttgtctttttttattGGGTAATGTTGTTTAAACAACTTCCACCAAGTTAATAAGGAAAACTAACTACTCCATGTGACATCAAGTTTTCCTATACTTCTAACGAGAAATATTATATACTCTCCTGCGTTTATACTGATATTCAATTATTAGAGAATTTTCaagagttataaaaaaaaataaaggttCCAACTAAGAAAGATAATTttatgcaaaaataaaaataaaaactaagaaAGATAACGAACACATGCATGAGATTGAGAGACTACGGTGCATGTAAGTGAAACAAGTCGTAATAATCACCGACAAAACGCGTTATTTATTAATACTGATCACTATAAAACGAGTCCAAATGGCTTCATTCTCCATCAATCAATCACttttaaactaaaacatttTCTTTCAATCTCGCTTTGTCACaatcaagaaaaatataaaatattgatatggAAATGAAGGGGAAATACTTGGTAACGATTATTCTACTGGTTGGTACGTTAAGTGTGGGGATGTGTTCTAATGGCTGGATTAGTGCTCATGCAACGTATTATGGTGTTAATGATAGCCCTGCTTCACTTGGTAAAAAGTCCATTTG is part of the Raphanus sativus cultivar WK10039 chromosome 5, ASM80110v3, whole genome shotgun sequence genome and harbors:
- the LOC108830333 gene encoding uncharacterized protein LOC108830333 isoform X3, which translates into the protein MVEETHRKGFDNESFTFNAREKDRRAAAGDSGKLRHEDMVLQKQRYVKVIVSVYNCKRYDYKTEEEENEYVEDKVSQEDVETFCNNTSTPLRLQPERMMKLESRAITQCLLEDEDIIE
- the LOC108830333 gene encoding uncharacterized protein LOC108830333 isoform X2 — encoded protein: MVEETHRKGFDNESFTFNAREKDRRAAAGDSGKLRHEDMVLQKQRYVKVIVSDSSFGWIERKLEYNINFFFFSLFYNCKRYDYKTEEEENEYVEDKVSQEDVETFCNNTSTPLRLQPERMMKLESRAITQCLLEDEDIIE
- the LOC108830333 gene encoding uncharacterized protein LOC108830333 isoform X1, producing the protein MVEETHRKGFDNESFTFNAREKDRRAAAGDSGKLRHEDMVLQKQRYVKFHCISDSSFGWIERKLEYNINFFFFSLFYNCKRYDYKTEEEENEYVEDKVSQEDVETFCNNTSTPLRLQPERMMKLESRAITQCLLEDEDIIE